The stretch of DNA ATAGAAGTTCTGCACCAGCACCTCGATGGCGGATTCCAGCTTGCTGCAGCCCGACGCCATGTGGGGGGGACACTGGGCGCTGCCATGGAGACATTGTATGGACCTCACAAACTGCATGTTGCCCCCCGTGCATAAACGCGCCAGTGAGCGAACGTATGAGCCCCCCCGGGGGGAGCACAGGGCTGAATGGGAGAGAGATTCTGGGGCAAAGGGTTTCACTACAGAACCAGCGCCGGAGAGCAGGAAAGACTGGATTCCTCCCCCACACATAGACTTGCCCTTTCCTGCAGAACCTTCCCTGTCCTATTAGTACTAAGCTTCCGTCCTGGCCCAAAGCCACCATCCTCTCTTATACATGTATTCATCTCCCCAATACTGGGAGTGGGGCAGCACCCAATACTGGGAGTGGGACGGCACCCAATACTGGGAGTGGGGCGGCACCCAATACTGGGAGTGGGGCGGCACCCAATACTGGGAGTGGGACGGCACCCAATACTGGGAGTGGGGCGGCACCCAATACTGGGAGTGGGGCGGCACCCAATACTGGGAGTGGGACGGCACCCAATACTGGAGTGGGACGGCAACCAATACTGGGAGTGGGGCGGCACCCAATACTGGGAGTGGGACGGCACCCAATACTGGGAGTGGGGCGGCACCCAATACTGGGAGTGGGCGGCACCCAATACTGGGAGTGGGACGGCACCCAATATGGGAGTGGGACGGCACCCAATACTGGAGTGGGGGCGGCACCCAATACTGGGAGTGGGGCGGCACCCAATACTTGGAGTGGGACGGCACCCAATACTGGAGTGGGTGGCACCCAATACTGGGAGTGGGACGGCACCCAATACTGGGAGTGGGACGGCACCCAATACTGGGAGTGGGACGGCACCCAATACTGGGAGTGGGACGGCACCCAATACTGGGAGTGGGGCGGCACCCAATACTGGGAGTGGGACGGCACCCAATACTGGGAGTGGGACGGCACCCAAT from Xenopus tropicalis strain Nigerian chromosome 8, UCB_Xtro_10.0, whole genome shotgun sequence encodes:
- the s100a16 gene encoding protein S100-A16 isoform X1, whose product is MCGGGIQSFLLSGAGSVVKPFAPESLSHSALCSPRGGSYVRSLARLCTGGNMQFVRSIQCLHGSAQCPPHMASGCSKLESAIEVLVQNFYVYAEKKGKQDKMNKKEFRKMVTQELQHVLTNTQNKEAANKLIQSLDADEDGKISFDEYWTLIGEIAKKLSMQMATQCQEGR